The genomic DNA TTTCCCCGAGAGGTTTCCACTTGTCCACAACTGGTAAGATGCTGGTGCTCACAGGGAATTTCCCCACCGTCTCCCAGACATTTGTTCTCCGAGAAATTCAAGCCGCCAAAGAATTAGGCTGGTCAGTCCACGTAATTGCCTCTGGAGTTGGCAACGAAACTGACTTAAAACAAGCAAGTGAGTATGGTATCTCCCAGAAAGAATACTCGATACTCAACTGGCGATACTGCATCCCTACCTTCAATTGTAAAAACAAGAAGATCATCGAGGCGGCTGAGCGCGATAAATACGGTTGGTACTTATCATTGAAGCGAAAAACATACTTCAAAAAATTATTAAAACACGCGTTTGTACAGCAAGCCGACCTGATTCACGCACACTTTGTGCAATGGGCTTCAGAAGTAGGTGTGGGACTCAGCAGGATCTTGGGCATCCCGCTAACGATTGAGGCACATGATGGTCACCTGCCGCTGTATCCTAAGGAGACACTCACCAAGGTCCAAAACACCGCCTCGGCAATTGGCTGCGTAAGCAACGAATGGGTTGATGTCTGGGCAAATAAAACCGGAAGTCGTGAGAAACTTCACTGGCTTCCAAACGGTGTCGACTTAGGTGAGTTCAAAATCGCGCCCCAGAAAACAAGCAAAACTCCAGTTATCATCTCTGTCTCAAACTGCGTAGAACATAAGCGTCCCCAAGATCTTCTTCAAGCTGCAGCAATTCTTAAAAAAAAAGAGCTGGATTTCAAGATGGTAATTGTGGGCGGCGGTCCATTTCTGACACGACTCCGAAAATTGAGTTCTGATCTGGCATTAAATGACACATGCCGATTAATAGGAGCACAACCCCACAGTCGGGTCCGAGAAGAATTTCTGGCTGCAGATATTTTTGCGTTATGCAGCGAACGAGAGTCCTTTGGAATTGTCACAGTTGAAGCGATGTCATCAGGACTGCCAACAATCACTTCACGCACAGCAGGAGCTAAGGACATTGTCCTAGAAGGGGAAACAGGCTACACGTTCAACGCAGGCGATGTCGCGTCGCTAACGCAGCACCTTGAAAGACTCATCAAAGACCACCGACTTCGACGATCAATGGGACTGAAAGGAAGAGATCGTGCTTCGTCGAAATTTTCTTGGCAGAATCATATGAACATTGTTTCTGGCATGTGGCACATGCCAGAAACCCAAAAAAGGACTGTCCCTCAAAGCCATGAAGATCCCCATGAATAATGGGTGTCCAGTTGAGAATGTATCCTCTCCGAAAGTTAGTTTGCCCAACTCTTCTCTACACAACCTTTAACGTGACTAAATGATTGGACACAGCTCTAGAAGATGTTCGTAAAACTTCCACACGTAACTACCACCATCGATGCTGGCCTGAAGTCTCGTAACAAATCGAAAGCGGGGAGTCTTCAATACCCAATCTTCATAGGCCTAGTTGATCCCCTCTAATCTAAACTAAGAAGATCCAGCAACGCACTATCCAAGCGAGATAAATGACAATAAGATGAACAGGGTACTTCCCCATAACGTATTGCTCCTATCCAATTCTCCCAAAATTGGCGGTGGCAACCGTAGCTTGCTATTATTACACCAAGGGCTCAAATCACGCGGAGTCGCTGGGAGTGTTGTGGTCCCCGAGGAAGGGCCAATGGCACAGGCATGTCTAGCAGAGTCGGTCCCCTACAATCTCCATGAGATCGACAGCCCCTCATGGCAAAGACCGGACAGGGCTTGGCTGTCCGCTCGTCGATGGAGTCGAATTTTACAACAATCGAATGCTGACATTATCCACGCAAACGACACCACAACCGCCCGGTCAGTCGCTATCGCTGCATGGCGGGCGGACGTGCCCGTTGTTTGCCACATTCGCTTTCCCTTAGGTCCCGAAGCAATTGCCTGGACTTTCAAGCGACTCCCCAAACCAACAGCGTTCATTTTTAACAGTCACGCCCTAAAGGCTGAATGTGGACCTCATTTTGAGCAAGCGTGCCCAGAGTCGAAGCAATATGTCGTCCACAATGCTGTGAACTTGGAACAATTTTACCCCAGCCCCAAACAGTCGAGAAAATATCGAGTTGGAATCTTAGCCAATTTAATTCCTATTAAAGGCCACATTGATTTCCTTCAAATGGCACGCTTGATTCTGAAACAAGGTTGTGAAATGGAATTCAGCCTTATCGGCGAAGACATTCACAACACTGGATACAGATCGGAACTAGAGCAAATTGCCACTGACTTGGGATTAAGCAAGAGTGTCCAGTTCCTTGGTCATCGAAACGACATTCCGGAACTGCTGGCCGAACTCGACTTGCTAGTTTGTCCATCTCACGTGGAGCCGTTTGGGAGATGCTTGATTGAAGCGATGGCGTGTGAAAAACCAGTTGTCGCTACGCGAGTTGGTGGAATCCCTGAAGTCGTTGACGATGGTGTCACTGGCTTGCTAGTTCCTGCATCTTCACCGCATTCACTCGCGGAGGCTGTGTTAAGAATTCATAGTGATTCTGAACTCGCGAACGCTATGGGAAAAGCCGGAAGAAAACGAGTCGAAAAATTATTCACACCGGAAGCCCATGCAGAAGCAATTCATCAAGTCTACGACGCAGCATTGACCGTCACCGACAAACGCAAAAGCCCGAAATTAGCCACTACAGTATTGGAAGATTAGTAGGTGACAACTTGGTAATTATCGTCAACACGTAGCATAAGGGCTCAAAGAAGGCTGCTGAGCAGGTTCACAAGTGGTTTGCCAGTAGCGTGAACGTGGTGCGGGATGCCAGTAGCCATTGAGGTCCTTGCCGGTCGCGTTCGGGCCAAGGTGCCTTTCACGCAAATTAAATTCCAGTACATGTTCTATACTTCTGAGCCTCGGATAGATCATCTTCCCCAAGTCATCATCTATTCACAACGAGTCAGAACATCAAGAATAACAGTGCATCCTATGTCTTGGGCAACAGGCTTTTAGAGGGCGTCGTGTCGATGAAGCGTCTTCAAGTAGTGACATGAACACGATAAAAAAAACTGTATTCAAAGTTTTTGACAAAATCACTCAACATCAATCTGGTGTCGACAGCCTGGTGCGCTGCTTAGGTCCGATCTTCGGTAAGCGGTTTCTCACATCAGGAGGAATCGAAAACACTCGCGCCCCCTACTCTGATTTGCCTCAGAGTAACGATCTCAATCAAACAAATTCCAGAAGCGACATTGTTCTCCTGACTGGCCGATTCCGAAGTGGGTCGACTTTGCTTTGGAATGTTTTTCGTCAGCTTGACGGGACTACCAGCTTTTACGAGCCCTTCAATGAACGCCGTTGGTTTGACCCACAAACACGCGGCGCGAATGTTGATGGCACTCATCGTCAAGTGAACAGCTACTGGGAGGAGTACGAGGATGCTGAAGATCTTGCCGAATTCTATCACGAGGACTGGATTCGACGCGGGCTGTACATGGACGAAGGGAGTTGGGATGGCCAGATGAAGCGTTATCTCGAGCGGATGATTGAACACTCATCAGGTCGACCAGTCTTGCAATTCAATCGTATTGACTTCCGACTCCCTTGGTTTCGTCATTATTTTCCAAACGCAAAAATCATTCATATCTACCGGCATCCGCGTGAGCAATGGTGCTCTACGCTTCAGGACATTTCTCTATTTGGGCCAGAGGATGGGACAATTGAAGACTTTTCCAGTGCCGACAAATTTTACCTCAGAACTTGGGTCAACGACTTAAAGCCACATTTTCCATTTCTCGCTGAGACTTCAGTACACCCGTACCGACATTACTATTGGATTTGGAAGCTCTCCTATTTATTCGGGCAGCAGTACGCACATCATTCATTGTGCTTTGAGAACCTTGTTGCACAACCAAACCAAGAGCTTAAAGCAGTCTTCGATCTGCTCAATATCGAAATCCAAGACTGGACCAAAATCGAATCAATCTTTGAAAAACCAGTCACTGGACGATGGCAGCAATATGCTTCGAATGAATGGTTTCGAGCTCACGAGAGTGAGTGCGAAACCGTGCTCGATGCTTTCCTAGGCCGAAGTGACGCCACTCTGAAATCATGAAAAAAATCTTACTACTCTCGGAAGTTTTTCCGCCTCAGAATGGGGGGTCGGGGCGGTGGTTTTGGGAGATTTATTCTCGGCTGAACCGGGAGCAGGTCTGTATTGCTGCCGGAGAGCATGAGGGGGCTGAGGAGTTTGATCGTCAACATGAGTTGAACGTAGAGCGATTGCCACTGACGCTTTCGACTTGGGGAGTTGCTAGTTGGTCGGGCTTTAATGGGTATTGGAGGATCTTCAAACGAGTGCTGAAAGTTGTGCGTCGCGAGAAGATCACGATGATTCACGCTGGTCGGTGCTTGCCGGAAGCGGTCGTGGCGATGGCTGTCAAAAAGCTCAAGGGGACGCCATACGTCTTTTATGTTCATGGCGAAGACGTCAACACCGCCTGGTCGAGTCGAGAATTAACCTTTCTTGTTCGCCGAGCTTTAAATAGCGCGACTTACTGTATCGCGAATAGTCAAAATACTGCACGGCTTCTTCAGGAAGATTGGGGATTACCTGCAGAGAAGATTCAGGTACTCCACCCCGGAGTCGACACTCAGCGTTTCATGCCAGAGGAGCGGTCTCTGAGCATTCGGGAATCTCTTGGATGGGGAGACCGGACAGTGATTTTAACGGTCGGTCGGCTACAAAAACGGAAGGGGCAAGACATGCTCATCCGTGCTTTGCCTGCGATCCGTGAACAGTTTCCTGACGTACTGTATTCGATCGTTGGTGATGGAGCGCAGCGCGAATCACTCGAACGACTTGCCGAAGAACTGGGCGTCAAAGAGTCACTTCAATTTCAAGGTGAGACGACCGACGAAGAACTTGCAGCCTGTTACCGACAATGCGACCTCTTTGCGTTGCCGAACAGGGAGATCGACGGTGACATTGAAGGTTTTGGCATGGTGTTACTAGAAGCTCAGGCCAGTGGTCGGCCTGTGCTTGCAGGCGATTCAGGTGGAACGGCAGAGACGATGGATATCGACAAGACTGGTGTTATTGCAGACTGCACTTCTCCGGAACCATTGGCTGAAGCCATCCTCAAATTACTGAATGATGAGGCTCGACGGGAGCAAATGGGACGCGAGGCAAGAGGCTGGGTTGTCAGCCAATTCGACTGGTCAGCACTCGCTCGGCAAGCGGGGGAGTTGTTTGGGGTTGAGGTTGTTGCGGGGTTGGAGGGCTGTTCTGTGGCGGAGGGGTCGGAAGTGGCGTCGGACGCGAACTGAATCTCATCGATACACAATTCTCACCAATGGCCTCCTTCGTGAACGATCAGTCTTTTGAGGAAGAAGCGATTCAAATTCCATTGAACGTTGAGTTCGGCGAGTGTTCCGAGTTGCGAACTCAGCCGGTCTGTTTTGGTGTCCCTTTGCCGCAGGGTACACAGGTCTTAGCAGGACGTTTGCATGACGGGAATGGTGGTTGCGTCCCTGTTCAACTGGAACCACTGAGTCAGTGGCCTGACAATTCTGTACAGTGGTTGTTAGTGGATGCGATTTTGCCAGTTGGTTATTCGCCGGGAACTTCAACCTTGGAACTGGCTGATACTGAGGCGTACTTCTCAAGTGACTCAACTTCTCCAGCGAAGCAATCGATTATTATTCGCGAGAGCGAGAAACAGATTGCCATCGAAACCGGAACTGCCCTGTTTCAGGTTGGCCGAAAAACATTGCGACCGCTCGAACAGGTCTCTCTCAACGGCGCTGAGATACTTGGGGCTTCAGGAATCCGACTCGTCGTTACTAATTCTTCTGGAGAGAAATTTGAAGCGGAGTGCGAAGGCTGGAGAGTGGAAGCTTCGGGGCCAGTACGAGCCACAATTGTTGGCAGCGGAAGCTTTCCTCAACTGAAAAACCTGCGTGCCACGATCAGGTTGAATTTCTATTCAGGCAGTGGGTTAGTTCTCCTGGAAGTCGCAGTTCACAACCCAAACCGAGCTCAACACCCTGGCGGTTTATGGGACCTGGGAGACAGCGGCTCATTGCTATTTCAAGACTTGTCGATCGAACTCGAATTTGCCCAGGGAGCCAGTAAAAATGAGGTTCGTTGCAAGGTCGAGCCAGACTCTCCAGCCTCAGTAGTTCAGGATCAAAGCTGGAGCCTGTACCAGGATTCAAGCGGCGGAGAAAACTGGAACAGCGTCAACCACGTCAATTGGGAAGCGAAGGTCACGACCAATTTCCAAGGCTATCGCAACAAGTTAGGGACTGAGGCAGCGGCGGGGCTACGAGCAGAGCCTGTTTTTGACCTCCTGACGCCACAAGGTCGAACAGCGTTCGGAGCTCCAAACTTTTGGCAGCAATTTCCCAAAGCGATCACGGTGGCTCAGAACAAAGTTCGAATTGGATTGTTTCCGCATGAACATAGTGACCTCCACGAACTTCAGGGAGGAGAACGTAAAACTCACTCTGTGTGGATCGATTTTAAAACTGGTGAATCGAATCTCGATGAACTGGAATGGATTCATCACCCTGCGAGGGTTCAACCGACGGCGAAGTGGTGCGACTCAACTGGGTGCACACCGCAGCTTGAAATCGATGAATGCCAGCGGCGCAGCGACTTCGATTCACTTCTTTCTGAAGGAGTCGAAGGTGACAATGGAATTCTAGCTCAGCGCGAGAAAGTCGACGAATATGGTTGGCGAAACTTTGGAGAGATCTTCGCTGATCACGAGGCGGCCTACTACGAGGGCTCAAAGCCGCTGATGTCGCATTACAACAATCAATACGACATGATCCACGGATTCCTGTTGCAATCTTTGCGTACGGGGAAGTGGTCCTGGTTCAAACTGGGCGACGATCTCGCGAAGCATGTCGTTGACATTGACCTCTACCACACGACGCAAGATAAGGCAGCGTACAACGGTGGTCTTTTTTGGCTGACTGACCACTATGTTCACGCACACACCGCGACGCACCGGACTTACTCGAAGCACAATTGCCCTGCAAATGGAATGTATGGTGGAGGCCCAGGAGCGGAACACAATTTCACCAGCGGCTTGCTGTTGCATTATTTCCTCACAGGAAACTCGAATTCAAAAGCGGCGGTTCAGCAACTCGCAGACTGGGTCATTGCGATGGACGACGGGTCTCGAACAGTCTTTGGAATTGTCGACGATTCGTTCACTGGGCTGGCCACCGGGAGCGATACGTACCATGGGCCAAACCGCGGCGGAGGATTTTCGATCAACGCACTTCTCGACGCCTGGACACTGACTCACCAAGACAAGTACATTCAAACAGCAGAGCGCTTTATACGCCGTTGTGTTCATCCTCACGATGACATTAACAAGAACGACTTGCTGAATGTCGAGGCACGCTGGTCCTACACCGTATTCTTGTCATCAGTCCTGAAGTATCTGGAGCTGAAAGCGCGAGCTGGTGAACTGGATCGCATGTATGCATATGCCCAAGCTTCGATTATCCATTACGCGAAGTGGATGATCGAGAATGAAGTCCCTTACTTCGACCAGATCGAGAAGCTGGAGTATCCGACAGAGGCTTGGGCCGTCCAAGAGTTTCGGAAAGCAAATGTACTGAGACTCGCTGCTGCTCATACCGAAGGTGATTTACGACACTCCCTGCTTCAGCGAGGCAAGGAGTTTTCAGATCGTGCCTGGCAGGACTTGCTCCGATTTGAAACTCGAACCAATGCCCGCTCTCTTGCAGTCATGATGATCGAGGGGATGACCGATTGTCGTCTACGCGCTAATGTCAATCCCCCAGCTCCTCAAGCTGATGCCTCTTTATACAGAGAGTTTGGAACTCCAGAACAATTCGTCTCACAAAAACAGAGGGTAAAAAGTCAATTACGTCAACCGGTTGGGATCGCCAAAGCTGTGGCCTCGACATTGAATCCGTTACGCTGGCAACGATATTGGCGTATTAAAAACAGAGCCACATGAAAGAGACGGTAAAAAATCTGGCAAATTTCGTGGCGAGCCTTTTGGCCTTACCATTTGTGGGGTGCTACCAACTGAGCAAAGCACTAATCGGTGAGACACAGGCCTTTCCCGGTTACTCTCAAGCAGTGAGTGTTTTGCCGGGGTTTTGTGGTATTTACTTCCGCAAATCGTTCTACCGAGTCGTGTTGCCGTACGTCGGGAGAGATGCCTGTATTTGCTTCGGGACCGTTTTTTCGCACCCGGGGGTCTCGGTCGGAAAGACGGCTTACGTCGGTGTCGGGTGCATGATTGGTGATGTCGAGATTGGCGACGATGTCTTGATCGGCTCGCATGTTTCTATCATCAACGGAAACCGGCAACATGGAATCGACCGGCTGGATCTTCCAATTCGGGAACAAGTCGGAGTTTATCCACGAATCACGATTGGGCAGGATAGCTGGATTGGGGATCGGGCAATTGTGATGGCAAACGTTGGCAAACATTGCGTCATCGGTGCGGGATCGGTCGTCACAAAACCTGTCAACGATTATGAAATCGTTGTCGGAAACCCAGCCAAAGTCATCGGCCGTAGAGACGAACTTCAACCGGCAAAAGATTCTGTTTGAGTCTTGTTAGTTTACAATTTCAACCAATATTAAGAATCACTAGCAATACCACTGAGATCGAGATCGGTCACTGTGATCTCCAGATCTAAGACGAGGTTTGCTAGAGCTATAAAGTTCTCTTTTATGTGCGGGATCGCGGGTGTTCTCTTTGCTGATGGTGCTCAGCCTGTTGAAGAAGTACGGCTGCGCGAGATGGCGGATTCCATCGCGCATCGTGGACCGGATGCGGAAGGGATTTGGAAAGCGTCGGGAATCGGACTGGCTCATCGTCGACTTTCGATTATCGATCTCTCCGATGGAAATCAACCGATTGCGAATGAAGACGGATCCGTTCAAGTCGTCTTTAACGGCGAAATCTACAACTACCGAGAATTGCAATCGGAACTCATCGCAAAAGGGCATCGATTCCGAACCAACAGCGACACAGAAGTTCTTGTCCACCTGTACGAGGAGATGGGCGTTGAGTTCGTGAAACGGTTGCGAGGGATGTTTGCGGTTGCCCTCTGGGATGTGAAACGTCAACGGCTCGTACTGGCACGCGATCGCGTAGGACAGAAACCACTTTATTATTTCCAAGATGAGAAACGTGTTCTCTTCGGCTCTGAAATCAAAGCAATTTTGAGTTGGGGAAACATCCCAAGAGAGATCAATCTTGAGGCCTTAGAGAGCTATCTAACCTTCGGAGTCGTCCCCGGTGAACTCTCAATTTTCCGGAACATTCATAAGCTGCCCGCAGCGACAACGCTCGTAATTGATCGAAACAACTGGAGGGCCACTCCTCAAAAATACTGGCAGTTGAACTTCGAACCGGATGAATCAAAGAGTCTGGACCAGTGGATCGAAGAGCTCTCGAATAAGTTTGATGAAACGACAGATGCGCATCGAATTGCAGACGTTCCAGTCGGAGCGTTTTTGAGCGGGGGAGTCGATTCGAGTGCTGTCGTTGGATCACTCATGCAATCTGGAACCGAAGCGATCAAAACGTTTTCGATCGGTTTCGAGGAAGAAGCTTTCAGCGAACTTCCTTACGCCAAAATCATCGCAGAGAAATTTCAAACTGAACACATCGAAGAGACCGTCACTTCTGATGCCGTTGCCGGACTTGCAGACCTCGTCCACTACTACGATGAACCCTTTGCTGATTCCTCTGCGATCCCAACGATGGCAGTCTGCAAGGTCGCCCACGAACATGTCAAAGTCGTTCTTTCGGGAGATGGAGGGGATGAAGCCTTCGGCGGGTATTCGCGATACGCACACGACCTCAAAGAAGCCAAACTACGAGCCCTGCTCCCTCAATGGTTTCGAAAATCAATTCTGCATCAAGCTGCGATTATTTGGCCCAAGGCCGATTGGTTACCCCGTCCCATGCGGCTGAAGACAGCGCTTACAAATTTGTCCCTCAAAGACGACGCTGCATATGCAAATACGATTTCACTATGCCGTCCCGACATGCGACGCGAACTGCTTCGCCAAGATGTCAGTGAGCATCTCAACGGGTACCACCCAGAAGACCGCATCATCCGTGGCTTCCAGCAGGGAAACACGTCACCACTCAATGGCATGCTCTCCGCCGACACCTCAATGCTACTCCCTGACGACTTTTTAACGAAAGTTGACCGAGCCAGCATGGCCGTCGGACTTGAAGTACGACCACCGATGGTTGATCACGAATTTCTCGAACTTGCGTCCAAGGTCCCTTCGTCACTCAAAGTGAAAGATGGAGAGACCAAATGGATTTTCAAAAAAGCTTGCGAGAAGCGTCTTCCGCTAGACATTATCTGGCGACGAAAGCAGGGCTTTGAAATCCCCGCCGATGACTGGTTGCGGGGACCTCTGCGAGAGATATTCGAAAGCCAGGTCCTCTCGCAGAACAGCCAAGTTGCAAACTTCATCGAGATCAAAACCGCAAAAAAACTGTACAATGCTCACCTCAACAAAACCGGCCGCTACGGCAGCGTCCTCTGGTCCTTACTTGTCCTTGGCTGCTGGATGAACCACTGGTGTTCGGAGTAAAACCATGCGGATCAACTTCTTGACTTTTCGGTTTAAAAAACATGTCTCCTAAAATCACAATCGTTCAACTGCTGCATAGCATGACTGTCGGCGGTGCCGAGGTTCTTGCTGCAGGGTTGGCTCGGAGATTGGGGGATCGGTATCGGTTTGTTTTTGTTTGCCTCGATTCCGTCGGAGAGTTAGGAGAACAACTCCGTGATGAAGGTTTTCCTCTCGTCGTTCTCCATCGCGGAACAGGAATTGACTGGACTTGCTCGCGAGCATTGAAAGAAGAACTGAAATCACAAGAGGCAACAATCGTTCATGCCCATCAGTACACTCCATTTTTCTACGCATTGACCACCGGGATTTCCGGCCGTCGACCTCCCATTCTTTTTACCGAACATGGCCGTTTTTTCCCCGATCTTCCTAATCGAAAGCATGCCATCTTCAATCGACTGTTAATGCGAAAAAATGACCGCATCGTTGGCGTTGGCGAGGCTGTTCGTAAAGCTCTTGTAGACAACGAAGGAATCCCTGAAAATCGGACTCAGGTGATCTACAATGGAATCGACCTCACCAAATTTGAGGCAACAGACGCTTCTGCACGCAGCAGGATTCGTAACGAACTTGCAATCGGCGAGAATGATTTTGTCGTCTCACTTGTTGGTCGCCTGAACGATTTAAAGGATCACTCGACAGCGATTCGGACCGCCAGACGCGTCGCTGAACAGCTGCCGAATTTCCGAATGCTTTTCGTTGGCGAAGGAGAAGAGCGTACGAAAATTGAGGCAGAAATTCGTGAGGCACAACTTGAACAGACAATCACACTACTTGGGACACGCCACGATATTCCGGAAATCCTGCAAGCCTCCGATGTCTGCTTTTTGTCGAGCTTGAGCGAAGGAATTCCGTTGACGCTGATTGAAGGAATGGCTGCCGGACTGCCGGTTGTGGCGACTGACGTAGGCGGAAACTCTGAAGTTGTCATTCAAGATAAAACAGGCTATCTCGCCCCATCTGGAGATGATGAAACCCTTGCGAGTTACTTAATCACACTTGGGAAAGACCCGGCACTGCGAAGTCGACTCGGAGAATCTGGCCGCCAGCGGGCTCGTCAACATTTTTCAGAAATTGAAAACCACAGAAGATACCAGGAACTTTACGATGCGATGTCGGGCATCGCATCCACGTAAGCTGTCACCCTGCAATGCAAAAAGAAATCGAAACAATCTCTGAAACACCATCGAGCCAACCACTCACACTTGAGGTTCTGCAAAATCAAGATGTGCTGAATTCGGCGTCCGAGATCTGGAGAGACCAAGCGTTGCCGGATCACCCAGCTAACGACCTGAGATGGCTGCGGGTGCTTGCAAAAGGTTTTGGTCACCGCCCGCTCCTCTTGCGAGCCAAGCGTGGCGAGAGCGTGATTGGACAACTCCCATTGGCCAAGGTTCAAGGGCCAATCTTTGGAAAATTTCTTGTTGGCTTACCTTACCTGAACTCAGGAGGTGTCAAAACTGACGACGAAGCAGCTGCCGCGATGCTCATTGAGCAGGCCATCCACCTCACTGATGAGCACGACTGTCGCTACCTTGAACTTCGACATGAAGAACCGAGGGTGAACCCTGGTTTCAATGCGGAACTCACAACAAAAATTCACATGCGACTGGCACTCCAAGAAAACGTAGAAGCCCAACGAGCTGCCCTCAAGGCGAGTGTTCGCAATCAAGTCAAAAAAGGTGAGAAGCAAGGTTTCACAATCCATTGGGGTGGCCCCGAACTCCTCAATGACTTCTACAAGGTTTTCAGCCGGCGGATGCGAGACTTGGGGACGCCAGTTTATGGCCGAAAGTTCTTCGCTGCGATACTTGATGAATTCAAAGATGGCGCCGAATTTTGTTCTGTTCGCGATGGCAAAAGACCTATTGCTGTTGCGCTGCTGATTCATGGTTCAACAGTCACAGAAGTTCCGAGCGCGAGTTCACTTCCCGAATACAATCGAACAAACGCCAACATGCTGATGTATTGGAACTTACTCGTACGCAGCGTCGAACGGGGCCAGACGATTTTCGACTTCGGCCGTTCTACAATAGATGGGCCGACATTCAAGTTCAAAAAACAATGGGGCTGTCAACAAGAACCTGCCATCTGGCAATACTATCTCCGCGAAGGCAATGTTGACGATATGCGGCCCGACAGCGGAAAGAAAAAGATGTTGATCGAACTTTGGAAACGTCTTCCGGTCTGGCTCGCCAACATCATCGGCCCGTGGATTGTTAAAGGGATTCCTTAAACTCTCCAGACTTCCACCATTCTTGATACCGACTTCATCTGTAAATTGTATTCCTGAGATGCCCACCAACTCACTGAAAATTCTCGCTGTGACCAGCGAGATCCCATGGCCGTTAAATTCTGGTGGTCACCTTCGATCTTTTTATTTGCTACGTGAAATATCGAAGTCTGCTTCTCTGCGTCTGGTCGTTCCTGCGGATCCTTCCCAAGACGAAAACGTGAGAGCACTTATTGAGCAAGGCATCAATGTGATCCCCGTTCCGGGATGCGTGCGAAAACGACACACTGAAGCATGGAAAATCCTCAAATCAATCGTCCGACGAGAATCATACGTTTTCTATCGACGGCACTACTGGAAGCAAGTTGCCGCAGAAATCAGAAAGCAAATTGAACTCGAGCGACCGGATTTGGTGTATTTTGACCATCTCGATTCATTTACCTATCGCAAGGAGATCGGCGATCTTCCGTTCGTCGTCGACATGCACAACGTTTACTCAGCGATATCTCAACGACTCGCAAATGAAACTAGGAACCCTCTGAAGAAAGCGTACCTTCACCACGAGACTCAACTGATCCAGAAGGCTGAAGAACAAGTCGCGAAATCCGCTCGCTCAGTTTTTGCTGTTTCTGACATTGAACGCGAACACTTTCGAAGCCTCGGTGCAACGTTTGCCTCTACAATTCCCAACGGAGTCAATTGCGAGCAATACAAAAACAACAAGGAAAAACCAAACACAAACAGCCGGGAGATCCTATTTGTAGGAGACCTGTCATGGGCGCCGAACATCAGCGCCGCACTCTTTCTGGCAAACGAAGTGATCCCAAAAGTTCGACAACACTCAAACGACGCGACC from Thalassoglobus polymorphus includes the following:
- the asnB gene encoding asparagine synthase (glutamine-hydrolyzing), which gives rise to MCGIAGVLFADGAQPVEEVRLREMADSIAHRGPDAEGIWKASGIGLAHRRLSIIDLSDGNQPIANEDGSVQVVFNGEIYNYRELQSELIAKGHRFRTNSDTEVLVHLYEEMGVEFVKRLRGMFAVALWDVKRQRLVLARDRVGQKPLYYFQDEKRVLFGSEIKAILSWGNIPREINLEALESYLTFGVVPGELSIFRNIHKLPAATTLVIDRNNWRATPQKYWQLNFEPDESKSLDQWIEELSNKFDETTDAHRIADVPVGAFLSGGVDSSAVVGSLMQSGTEAIKTFSIGFEEEAFSELPYAKIIAEKFQTEHIEETVTSDAVAGLADLVHYYDEPFADSSAIPTMAVCKVAHEHVKVVLSGDGGDEAFGGYSRYAHDLKEAKLRALLPQWFRKSILHQAAIIWPKADWLPRPMRLKTALTNLSLKDDAAYANTISLCRPDMRRELLRQDVSEHLNGYHPEDRIIRGFQQGNTSPLNGMLSADTSMLLPDDFLTKVDRASMAVGLEVRPPMVDHEFLELASKVPSSLKVKDGETKWIFKKACEKRLPLDIIWRRKQGFEIPADDWLRGPLREIFESQVLSQNSQVANFIEIKTAKKLYNAHLNKTGRYGSVLWSLLVLGCWMNHWCSE
- the pelF gene encoding GT4 family glycosyltransferase PelF, with the translated sequence MSPKITIVQLLHSMTVGGAEVLAAGLARRLGDRYRFVFVCLDSVGELGEQLRDEGFPLVVLHRGTGIDWTCSRALKEELKSQEATIVHAHQYTPFFYALTTGISGRRPPILFTEHGRFFPDLPNRKHAIFNRLLMRKNDRIVGVGEAVRKALVDNEGIPENRTQVIYNGIDLTKFEATDASARSRIRNELAIGENDFVVSLVGRLNDLKDHSTAIRTARRVAEQLPNFRMLFVGEGEERTKIEAEIREAQLEQTITLLGTRHDIPEILQASDVCFLSSLSEGIPLTLIEGMAAGLPVVATDVGGNSEVVIQDKTGYLAPSGDDETLASYLITLGKDPALRSRLGESGRQRARQHFSEIENHRRYQELYDAMSGIAST
- a CDS encoding FemAB family XrtA/PEP-CTERM system-associated protein translates to MQKEIETISETPSSQPLTLEVLQNQDVLNSASEIWRDQALPDHPANDLRWLRVLAKGFGHRPLLLRAKRGESVIGQLPLAKVQGPIFGKFLVGLPYLNSGGVKTDDEAAAAMLIEQAIHLTDEHDCRYLELRHEEPRVNPGFNAELTTKIHMRLALQENVEAQRAALKASVRNQVKKGEKQGFTIHWGGPELLNDFYKVFSRRMRDLGTPVYGRKFFAAILDEFKDGAEFCSVRDGKRPIAVALLIHGSTVTEVPSASSLPEYNRTNANMLMYWNLLVRSVERGQTIFDFGRSTIDGPTFKFKKQWGCQQEPAIWQYYLREGNVDDMRPDSGKKKMLIELWKRLPVWLANIIGPWIVKGIP
- a CDS encoding glycosyltransferase family 4 protein encodes the protein MPTNSLKILAVTSEIPWPLNSGGHLRSFYLLREISKSASLRLVVPADPSQDENVRALIEQGINVIPVPGCVRKRHTEAWKILKSIVRRESYVFYRRHYWKQVAAEIRKQIELERPDLVYFDHLDSFTYRKEIGDLPFVVDMHNVYSAISQRLANETRNPLKKAYLHHETQLIQKAEEQVAKSARSVFAVSDIEREHFRSLGATFASTIPNGVNCEQYKNNKEKPNTNSREILFVGDLSWAPNISAALFLANEVIPKVRQHSNDATLTIVGRNPVPEIQTLNNLEGVTVIPNAPEILSHYHRASVLAVPLQSGGGTRLKILEAFAASLPVVSTPVGCEGLEVVDGEHLIVSKHDEFADSLSKFVSENCLNRLQTFNALNLVEKTYDWSSVGEKLVSVLHDTPKNAP